The Micromonospora sp. WMMD961 genome has a segment encoding these proteins:
- the mnmA gene encoding tRNA 2-thiouridine(34) synthase MnmA, whose amino-acid sequence MRVLAAMSGGVDSAVAAARAVAAGHDVTGVHLALARNPQTYRTGARGCCTLEDSRDARRAADVIGIPFYVWDMADRFHEDVVDDFVAEYAAGRTPNPCLRCNEKIKFAAVLDRAVALGFDAVVTGHHARLGPDGLLRRSVDVAKDQSYVLAVLTREQLDRSIFPLGDSTKAQVRAEAAERGLAVADKPDSHDICFIADGDTRGFLAGRLGEAPGDVVDASTGAVVGSHSGAYAYTVGQRRGLHLDRPAPDGRPRYVLSITPKTNTVTVGPAEALEVSEVRAARPVWTGGTLPDSPVECEVQLRAHGNVVPATVALDGDRLHAELRRPVRGVAAGQALVAYRPDPAGDVVLGSATITG is encoded by the coding sequence GTGAGGGTTCTGGCGGCGATGTCGGGCGGGGTTGACTCGGCCGTGGCGGCGGCGCGGGCGGTGGCGGCCGGGCACGACGTGACGGGCGTGCACCTGGCGCTGGCCCGTAACCCACAGACCTATCGGACCGGGGCGCGTGGCTGCTGCACCCTGGAGGACTCCCGCGACGCGCGCCGGGCCGCCGACGTGATCGGCATCCCCTTCTACGTATGGGACATGGCCGACCGCTTCCACGAGGACGTGGTGGACGACTTCGTCGCCGAGTACGCGGCCGGCCGCACGCCGAACCCCTGTCTGCGCTGCAACGAGAAGATCAAGTTCGCGGCGGTGCTGGACCGGGCGGTGGCGCTGGGCTTCGACGCGGTGGTGACCGGGCACCACGCCCGACTCGGCCCGGACGGGCTGCTGCGGCGCAGTGTCGACGTGGCCAAGGACCAGTCGTACGTGCTCGCCGTGCTCACCCGCGAGCAGCTCGACCGTTCGATCTTCCCGCTGGGCGACTCGACCAAGGCGCAGGTTCGTGCCGAGGCCGCCGAGCGTGGCTTGGCCGTCGCCGACAAGCCGGACTCGCACGACATCTGCTTCATCGCCGACGGTGACACCCGTGGCTTCCTCGCCGGCCGGCTCGGCGAGGCGCCTGGCGACGTGGTGGACGCGAGCACCGGCGCGGTGGTCGGCAGTCACAGCGGCGCGTACGCGTACACGGTGGGGCAGCGTCGCGGGCTGCACCTGGACCGGCCGGCCCCGGACGGCCGGCCGCGCTACGTGCTCTCCATCACCCCGAAGACCAACACGGTGACCGTCGGCCCGGCCGAGGCGCTGGAGGTGTCCGAGGTCCGTGCCGCTCGTCCGGTCTGGACCGGCGGCACGCTTCCGGACTCCCCGGTGGAGTGCGAGGTGCAGTTGCGGGCGCACGGCAACGTGGTGCCGGCGACCGTCGCCCTGGACGGTGACCGGCTGCACGCCGAGTTGCGCCGGCCGGTACGCGGCGTCGCCGCCGGTCAGGCCCTGGTCGCGTACCGACCGGACCCGGCCGGCGACGTGGTCCTCGGCTCCGCGACCATCACCGGCTGA
- a CDS encoding methionine synthase, whose protein sequence is MTDQAWPWPAGAATGIGSLPGTDIGEAQRVVLGELPDLPHLPELPARGPGADMIGRSAGLLVDLPVEVYAGRWRVAPRTGRDLRRALDLMERDLDQLAEQAEEYAGPIKVQAAGPLTLAASLELPIGGRLLRDPGAVRDLAGSLAEGLRAHVAAVARRLPRAAVLLQLDEPSLPTVLAGRVPTESGLGAYRAIESVDAAALLRTVVEAVGVPTLVHCCAPDVPLELIRSTGAVAVALDLDLVTDLDPLGEAIDAGLGLLAGAAPTRPPSAGRAPTSAQIADRVRQLWDRLGFPRRQLAEQVVVTPACGLAGADEQYARAVLAACRDAGRRFAEG, encoded by the coding sequence GTGACAGATCAGGCGTGGCCCTGGCCGGCCGGCGCGGCAACCGGAATCGGTTCGCTGCCCGGCACCGACATCGGCGAGGCCCAGCGGGTGGTCCTCGGTGAGCTTCCCGACCTGCCCCACCTGCCCGAGTTGCCGGCCCGTGGGCCCGGCGCAGACATGATCGGCCGATCCGCCGGGCTGCTTGTCGACCTGCCCGTCGAGGTGTACGCGGGGCGGTGGCGGGTCGCCCCGCGCACTGGCCGTGACCTGCGCCGCGCCCTCGACCTGATGGAACGCGACCTGGACCAGCTCGCCGAGCAGGCCGAGGAGTACGCCGGGCCGATCAAGGTGCAGGCCGCCGGCCCCCTCACGCTGGCCGCCTCCCTGGAGCTGCCGATCGGTGGCCGTCTGTTGCGTGATCCCGGCGCGGTTCGCGATCTGGCCGGCTCCCTCGCCGAAGGGCTGCGCGCGCACGTCGCGGCGGTGGCCCGGCGGCTGCCCCGGGCAGCGGTGCTGCTGCAACTGGACGAACCGTCGCTACCGACAGTGCTGGCCGGGCGGGTGCCCACCGAGAGCGGGTTGGGCGCGTACCGGGCGATCGAGTCGGTGGACGCCGCCGCGCTGCTGCGCACTGTCGTCGAGGCGGTCGGCGTGCCGACGCTCGTGCACTGCTGCGCCCCGGACGTACCGCTGGAGCTGATCCGCTCCACCGGCGCCGTCGCGGTCGCCCTCGACCTGGACCTCGTCACCGACCTGGACCCGCTGGGCGAGGCGATCGACGCCGGCCTCGGGTTGCTGGCCGGGGCCGCGCCGACCCGACCGCCGTCGGCCGGCCGCGCGCCGACCTCCGCCCAGATCGCCGATCGGGTACGCCAGCTCTGGGACCGTCTCGGCTTTCCCCGCCGGCAGCTCGCCGAGCAGGTGGTGGTCACCCCGGCCTGCGGTCTCGCCGGTGCCGACGAGCAGTACGCGCGGGCGGTGCTCGCAGCGTGTCGGGACGCGGGCCGGCGGTTCGCCGAGGGCTGA
- a CDS encoding VOC family protein, with protein sequence MIGQLRSVVIDCPDPRALAAFYAELLGIPFAEGDFDDDWVVLGGPPGHQPRLAFQQALNLRSPAWPDPERPQQFHLDVTVDDIDSAEKAALALGARRLPGEGEGFRVYADPAGHPFCLCWD encoded by the coding sequence ATGATTGGACAGCTGCGTTCAGTGGTGATCGACTGCCCGGATCCGCGGGCGCTGGCGGCGTTCTACGCCGAGCTGCTCGGCATCCCCTTCGCCGAGGGTGACTTCGACGACGACTGGGTGGTGCTGGGCGGTCCGCCCGGTCACCAGCCACGTCTGGCCTTCCAGCAGGCGCTCAACCTGCGGTCACCGGCCTGGCCGGACCCGGAGCGCCCGCAGCAGTTCCACCTGGATGTGACGGTGGACGACATCGACAGCGCGGAGAAGGCGGCGCTGGCACTCGGTGCGCGGCGGCTGCCCGGTGAGGGCGAGGGCTTCCGGGTCTACGCCGATCCGGCCGGCCACCCGTTCTGTCTCTGCTGGGACTGA
- a CDS encoding ADP-ribosylglycohydrolase family protein translates to MAAVIPTSPLRASGSLFGLAYGDALGKPTEFLSVAEIEHRYGPAGPRELSGDPALVTDDTQMALAVGWALHEAPSLTPEAVEPLLRRRFVAWSVSPDNNRAPGMTCLRACAELSRGLPWQAATVVGSKGCGANMRVTPVGLIDVDLDTLAGLAQLQAGLTHGHPTGLAASELTAYAVHALRGGVTLPELPALLTERAFAQRLVYREQWLGDLWQRAGAGTPEAFIAPGWDECLAVLRRLTAALGRPDDGADPCRATGEGWVAEEALATALLCAVRHADDPVTALARGATTAGDSDSIAALAGAFVGAAVGMAAWPSGWAGRIEYADQLATLGEAWDRPARTPPARA, encoded by the coding sequence ATGGCCGCCGTGATCCCTACCTCCCCGCTGCGCGCCTCCGGTTCACTCTTCGGCCTCGCCTACGGTGACGCGCTCGGCAAGCCGACCGAATTCCTCAGCGTCGCTGAGATCGAGCACCGCTACGGCCCGGCCGGTCCCCGTGAGCTGTCCGGCGATCCGGCCCTGGTCACCGACGACACCCAGATGGCGCTCGCCGTGGGCTGGGCGCTGCACGAGGCTCCGTCGTTGACGCCGGAGGCGGTGGAGCCGCTGCTGCGGCGGCGCTTCGTGGCCTGGTCGGTCAGCCCGGACAACAACCGTGCCCCGGGGATGACGTGCCTGCGCGCCTGCGCCGAGCTGAGCCGTGGGCTGCCGTGGCAGGCGGCGACGGTGGTCGGGTCGAAGGGGTGCGGCGCCAACATGCGGGTCACCCCGGTCGGGCTGATCGACGTCGACCTGGACACGCTGGCCGGCCTGGCCCAGTTGCAGGCTGGGCTGACTCACGGGCACCCGACCGGGCTGGCCGCCAGCGAGCTGACCGCGTACGCGGTCCACGCGCTGCGCGGGGGCGTCACGCTGCCTGAGCTTCCCGCGCTTCTCACCGAGCGGGCGTTCGCCCAGCGCCTGGTCTACCGGGAGCAGTGGCTGGGGGACCTGTGGCAACGTGCCGGGGCCGGCACGCCGGAGGCGTTCATCGCCCCGGGCTGGGACGAGTGCCTGGCGGTGCTGCGCCGACTCACCGCCGCCCTGGGACGGCCGGACGACGGCGCTGACCCGTGCCGGGCCACCGGGGAGGGCTGGGTGGCCGAGGAGGCACTGGCCACCGCGCTGCTCTGCGCCGTACGGCACGCCGACGACCCGGTCACCGCCCTGGCCCGGGGCGCGACCACCGCCGGCGACTCCGACTCGATCGCCGCCCTGGCTGGCGCGTTCGTCGGCGCGGCCGTGGGGATGGCCGCCTGGCCGAGCGGGTGGGCCGGCCGCATCGAGTACGCGGACCAGCTCGCCACCCTCGGCGAAGCCTGGGACCGACCCGCCCGCACACCCCCAGCCCGGGCCTGA
- a CDS encoding type II toxin-antitoxin system PemK/MazF family toxin, which translates to MPEALLWAVAILLAVTAGWAWNSWRHRVADRRPGTRPGRGTRPGRRSTAPRPRGTDRPSTKPRSRDTERAAGAPAPGEIWWADVPYADGSGSKVRPCLVLRADSRGADVLKITSQDKGDRDDHVRIPTRNWDPGAEHDSYLSLTEPIRLSSAAFEDHAGRCDADLWQKVRSLRHLPTA; encoded by the coding sequence TGGCGATCCTGCTGGCGGTGACCGCCGGCTGGGCGTGGAACAGTTGGCGGCACCGGGTGGCCGACCGCCGTCCGGGCACCCGGCCGGGTCGGGGCACCCGCCCTGGCCGTCGCTCCACGGCGCCGAGGCCACGCGGCACCGATCGGCCGTCCACCAAGCCCCGCTCACGCGACACCGAACGCGCGGCCGGCGCTCCGGCACCGGGAGAGATCTGGTGGGCCGACGTGCCGTACGCCGACGGCAGCGGGTCGAAGGTGCGTCCCTGCCTGGTGCTGCGCGCCGACTCCCGGGGCGCCGACGTCCTCAAGATCACCAGCCAGGACAAGGGCGACCGGGACGACCACGTACGGATCCCCACCCGGAACTGGGACCCCGGCGCGGAGCACGACAGCTACCTGAGCCTGACCGAGCCGATCCGACTCAGCTCGGCCGCGTTCGAGGATCACGCCGGCCGCTGCGACGCTGACCTGTGGCAGAAGGTCCGCAGCCTGCGGCACCTGCCCACCGCCTGA